Proteins encoded together in one Hymenobacter monticola window:
- a CDS encoding 2-oxoglutarate dehydrogenase E1 component, whose product MDTYSYIANADAAAIEALYQAYRQNPESVDFGWQKFFEGFDFSQQFPEGAPVVPGAAAPANGTTSSNGTAAPKTATAAPQANDYGVLNTSASTNNAPTGMSSGEVSADKETAVRNLIHAYRSRGHLRAKTNPVRERKDRKPRLDLADFGLGEADLDTVFKNGEVLGLGGQAKLRDIVAALEKIYTGAIGFEYMYIRDPQVLDWFRAKVERDSLAFNPGVEYKKRILKKLNEAVVFENFLHTKFLGQKRFSLEGGETTIPALDAIIGKGAELGVKEVMIGMAHRGRLNVLANIMGKTYEQIFSEFEGTAVPDLTMGDGDVKYHMGYSSEVEASGGQKVNLKLAPNPSHLEAVNPVVEGFVRAKIEHQYGGDYHQILPILIHGDAALAGQGIGYELTQMSQLEGYKTGGTIHFVINNQVGFTTDFEDARSSIYSTDLAKIIDAPVVHVNGDDPEAVVFAVQLATEYRQQFHADIFIDMVCYRRHGHNESDEPKFTQPTLYNLISKHQNPREVYNATLVQRGDVDAELANQMDKEFRDTLQARLDMVKQQPLPYKYQALENEWRSLRRSTPEDFEKSPETGISEETVQKVAKALTTIPEGFKPIKQIDNLLKERRKIFYETRVLNWAAGELLAYGSLLSENHIVRVSGQDVQRGTFSHRHAVLHDAETSAPYNSLNFMEGEHEQLSIYNSLLSEYAVLGFEFGYAMANPTALVIWEAQFGDFANGAQTMIDQFIVSSESKWQRMNGVVLQLPHGYEGQGPEHSNARPERFLQLAAENNIIVANITTPANFFHALRRQLTWSFRKPLVVMSPKSMLRHPLAVSPIEEFTSGAFREVLGDDFAEAKKVKRVLLCSGKVYYDLLEEQRTSNRTDVAIIRLEQLHPFPKKQLDAELAKYGKAKIYWVQEEPENMGYWNYMLRFMRRELEDVVARKPSASPATGYNKIHVKEQKDLVARAFDKPKEAVADGNIKAVAEAAKKQD is encoded by the coding sequence ATGGACACCTACTCGTATATCGCCAACGCCGACGCGGCGGCCATTGAAGCCCTGTACCAGGCCTACCGGCAAAATCCCGAATCGGTTGATTTTGGCTGGCAGAAGTTCTTCGAAGGGTTTGACTTCTCGCAGCAATTTCCGGAGGGCGCACCCGTAGTGCCCGGCGCAGCCGCGCCCGCCAATGGCACCACTAGCAGCAACGGCACCGCCGCACCTAAAACGGCAACTGCCGCCCCGCAAGCCAACGACTACGGCGTACTCAACACTTCTGCCTCAACCAATAATGCCCCCACGGGCATGAGCAGTGGTGAAGTATCGGCCGACAAAGAAACGGCTGTGCGCAACCTCATCCACGCCTATCGCAGCCGCGGCCACCTGCGCGCCAAAACCAACCCGGTGCGCGAGCGCAAAGACCGCAAGCCCCGCCTCGACCTCGCCGATTTTGGCCTGGGCGAAGCCGATTTGGATACGGTGTTTAAGAACGGCGAGGTGTTGGGCCTCGGCGGCCAAGCCAAACTTCGCGACATCGTGGCGGCGCTGGAGAAAATTTACACCGGTGCCATCGGTTTCGAATACATGTACATCCGCGACCCGCAGGTGCTGGACTGGTTCCGTGCCAAGGTGGAGCGCGACTCGCTGGCCTTCAACCCCGGCGTGGAGTACAAGAAGCGCATTCTGAAGAAGTTGAACGAGGCCGTGGTGTTTGAGAACTTCCTGCACACCAAGTTCCTGGGGCAGAAACGCTTCTCGCTCGAAGGCGGTGAAACGACCATTCCCGCGCTCGATGCCATCATCGGCAAGGGCGCGGAACTGGGCGTGAAGGAAGTAATGATTGGCATGGCCCACCGCGGCCGTCTCAACGTGCTGGCCAACATCATGGGCAAGACCTATGAGCAGATTTTCAGTGAGTTTGAAGGCACCGCCGTGCCCGACCTGACGATGGGCGACGGTGACGTGAAGTACCACATGGGCTACAGCTCGGAGGTGGAAGCCAGCGGCGGCCAGAAAGTGAACCTGAAGCTGGCCCCCAACCCCTCGCACCTCGAGGCCGTGAACCCGGTGGTGGAAGGCTTCGTGCGCGCCAAAATCGAGCACCAGTACGGCGGCGACTACCACCAGATTCTGCCCATCCTCATTCACGGCGACGCGGCGTTGGCCGGCCAGGGCATTGGCTACGAGTTGACGCAGATGTCGCAGCTGGAAGGCTACAAGACAGGCGGCACCATCCATTTCGTGATTAACAACCAGGTTGGTTTCACGACGGATTTTGAAGACGCCCGCTCGTCGATTTACTCGACGGACCTTGCCAAAATCATTGATGCGCCGGTGGTGCACGTGAACGGCGACGACCCCGAAGCCGTGGTGTTTGCCGTGCAGCTGGCTACCGAGTACCGCCAGCAGTTCCACGCCGACATCTTTATTGATATGGTGTGCTACCGCCGCCACGGCCACAACGAGTCGGACGAGCCCAAATTCACGCAGCCCACGCTCTACAATCTCATCTCGAAGCACCAGAACCCGCGCGAGGTGTACAACGCCACGCTGGTGCAGCGCGGCGACGTGGACGCTGAGCTGGCCAACCAGATGGACAAGGAGTTCCGCGACACCTTGCAAGCCCGTCTCGACATGGTGAAGCAGCAGCCGCTTCCTTATAAGTATCAGGCGCTCGAAAACGAGTGGCGCAGCCTGCGCCGCAGCACGCCGGAAGACTTTGAAAAGTCGCCTGAAACCGGCATTTCGGAAGAAACGGTTCAGAAAGTGGCCAAGGCCCTAACCACGATTCCCGAAGGCTTCAAGCCGATTAAGCAGATTGATAACCTGCTGAAGGAGCGCCGCAAGATATTCTACGAAACCCGCGTGCTGAACTGGGCCGCTGGTGAGCTGCTGGCCTACGGCTCGCTGCTGAGCGAAAACCACATTGTGCGCGTAAGTGGCCAGGACGTGCAGCGCGGCACGTTCTCGCACCGCCACGCGGTGCTGCACGACGCCGAAACGTCGGCCCCGTACAACTCGCTGAACTTTATGGAAGGCGAGCACGAGCAACTGAGCATCTACAACTCGCTGCTGAGTGAGTACGCGGTGCTGGGCTTTGAATTTGGCTACGCCATGGCCAACCCCACGGCGCTGGTGATTTGGGAAGCGCAGTTCGGTGACTTTGCCAACGGTGCCCAGACCATGATTGACCAGTTCATCGTGTCGTCGGAAAGCAAGTGGCAGCGCATGAACGGCGTGGTGCTGCAGTTGCCCCACGGCTACGAAGGCCAGGGCCCGGAGCACTCCAACGCCCGCCCCGAGCGGTTCCTGCAGCTCGCGGCCGAAAACAACATCATCGTGGCCAACATCACCACGCCGGCTAACTTCTTCCACGCCCTGCGCCGCCAGCTCACCTGGAGCTTCCGCAAGCCGCTGGTGGTGATGTCGCCGAAGTCGATGCTGCGCCACCCGCTGGCCGTGTCGCCCATCGAAGAGTTTACCAGCGGTGCGTTCCGTGAGGTGCTGGGCGACGACTTCGCCGAAGCTAAAAAAGTGAAGCGCGTGCTGCTGTGCTCGGGCAAGGTGTACTACGACCTGCTGGAAGAGCAGCGCACCTCCAACCGTACCGACGTGGCCATCATCCGCCTCGAGCAGCTGCACCCCTTCCCCAAAAAGCAGCTCGATGCCGAACTGGCCAAGTATGGCAAAGCCAAAATCTACTGGGTGCAGGAAGAGCCCGAGAACATGGGCTACTGGAACTATATGCTGCGCTTTATGCGCCGCGAGCTGGAAGACGTGGTAGCCCGCAAGCCCTCGGCTTCGCCCGCCACGGGCTACAACAAAATCCACGTGAAGGAGCAGAAGGACCTTGTGGCCCGCGCCTTCGACAAGCCCAAGGAAGCCGTGGCTGACGGCAACATCAAGGCCGTGGCCGAAGCTGCCAAGAAACAGGACTAG
- a CDS encoding RlpA-like double-psi beta-barrel domain-containing protein: MAHSLTYTVTATVYEAVPSQTDNEPFITADNSHIKRHFGTKKRWMALSRDLLKPWGGKFDYGDKVRVRGISPKLDGVYTVHDTMNRRHRHCMDILAHPSEKLDIFTKGVKIQKVAQL, translated from the coding sequence GTGGCTCACAGCCTTACTTACACCGTGACGGCCACCGTGTACGAAGCGGTACCCAGCCAGACGGACAACGAGCCGTTCATTACGGCCGACAATTCCCATATCAAGCGCCACTTCGGCACCAAAAAGCGCTGGATGGCGCTTTCGAGGGACTTGCTAAAGCCCTGGGGCGGCAAGTTTGACTACGGCGACAAGGTGCGCGTGCGCGGCATCTCGCCCAAGCTCGACGGCGTGTACACGGTGCACGACACCATGAACCGGCGGCATCGCCACTGCATGGACATCCTGGCGCACCCCAGCGAAAAGCTTGATATTTTCACGAAGGGCGTTAAGATTCAGAAGGTGGCGCAGCTATAG
- a CDS encoding SMP-30/gluconolactonase/LRE family protein, whose translation MFASRLLTLGSGAALAAASLLSACSSPSGSTDTAANTAATDSTATGPAAPANSPLQVVAEFNDPQMVGVAVAPGGQVFACFPRWDWNPSYPIAKVGPNNTLTPYPNASWCMWNDSVKSEPLKHWICPQSVFADKSGMVWVLDPAAPGLKFTVPGGPKLVKTDPKTGQVLLTIPFSEMVAPRKSYLNDVRIDLQNNYAYMTESGLGALVVTDLKTMKSRRLLDKHPSTKAVKGLVIKAEGHPMIDLEGKPARFNADGIALSADNAYLYYCPLTGHTLYRIKTAALRDASLSEAQLGQQVETVGEIPGTDGLEIDAANNVYLTSFEQSALLRRTPAGKIETLVKDPRLQWPDTYSFTNDGMLYVTNSAIHKTPNWNKGVGQPRSPFRIFKMALPK comes from the coding sequence ATGTTTGCTTCCCGACTTCTAACCCTTGGGAGCGGCGCTGCCCTCGCAGCCGCCAGCCTCCTAAGTGCCTGCTCATCACCATCTGGCAGCACCGACACGGCCGCAAATACTGCGGCCACCGATTCGACCGCCACCGGCCCCGCCGCCCCAGCCAACTCGCCCCTGCAAGTAGTGGCCGAGTTCAACGACCCGCAGATGGTGGGCGTGGCTGTGGCGCCCGGCGGGCAGGTGTTCGCCTGCTTTCCGCGCTGGGACTGGAACCCGTCGTATCCCATTGCCAAAGTGGGCCCCAACAACACCCTCACGCCCTACCCCAACGCCAGCTGGTGCATGTGGAACGACTCGGTGAAGTCCGAGCCGCTCAAGCACTGGATTTGCCCACAAAGCGTGTTTGCCGATAAGTCGGGCATGGTTTGGGTGCTCGACCCCGCCGCGCCCGGCCTGAAATTCACCGTGCCGGGCGGCCCCAAACTGGTGAAAACCGACCCCAAAACCGGCCAGGTGCTACTTACCATTCCGTTCTCCGAAATGGTGGCCCCGCGCAAGTCCTACCTCAACGACGTGCGCATCGACCTACAAAACAATTACGCCTACATGACCGAATCGGGCCTGGGCGCGCTGGTCGTCACCGATTTGAAAACGATGAAATCGCGCCGCCTGCTCGACAAGCACCCCTCCACCAAAGCCGTGAAGGGCCTCGTCATCAAAGCCGAAGGCCACCCCATGATTGACCTCGAAGGCAAGCCCGCCCGCTTCAACGCCGACGGCATCGCCCTGAGCGCCGATAACGCCTACCTCTACTACTGCCCACTCACGGGCCACACCCTCTACCGCATCAAAACCGCCGCCCTGCGCGACGCCAGCCTCTCGGAAGCCCAACTGGGTCAGCAGGTCGAAACCGTGGGCGAAATTCCCGGTACCGACGGCCTCGAAATCGACGCCGCGAACAACGTATACCTCACGTCCTTCGAGCAAAGCGCCTTGCTGCGCCGCACGCCCGCTGGCAAAATCGAAACCTTGGTGAAAGACCCGCGCCTGCAGTGGCCCGACACCTACAGCTTCACGAATGACGGAATGCTGTACGTCACCAACTCCGCCATTCACAAAACGCCCAACTGGAACAAGGGCGTAGGCCAACCTCGCTCGCCCTTCCGCATCTTCAAAATGGCCCTGCCCAAATAG
- a CDS encoding SHOCT domain-containing protein, with protein sequence MDNPNSSPLDTLRQLKEMLDTGALTPAEFEALKQRLVFHDGPTPAAPTAPAPETTAPAAPVVLPANPVLETPSPMFEDVAPAEPAAVAPLPTSFTTAAPEPAPVEEEPAFIPPAVRRALEADSTAATAPTLPPPAAPSRGLTAADSGYVADEFPEGTGPAARSPLALILSIGGLLALLGLVLYLSLNRQPSERLSSTSLTPADTLTAPIETGPQAEQVAPVTAAPETIRLAPTNPAPALPARPAPAAADSAAAPAPAATADSTAAQ encoded by the coding sequence ATGGACAACCCCAATTCTTCGCCCCTCGACACCCTACGTCAGCTCAAGGAGATGCTTGATACGGGCGCCCTCACGCCCGCCGAGTTCGAAGCCCTGAAGCAGCGCCTGGTGTTTCACGATGGCCCAACTCCGGCAGCACCCACCGCCCCGGCTCCCGAAACCACCGCACCCGCAGCGCCCGTCGTCTTGCCCGCCAATCCGGTGCTGGAAACCCCGTCGCCGATGTTCGAGGACGTGGCCCCGGCTGAGCCGGCTGCTGTAGCGCCGTTGCCAACCAGCTTCACCACCGCTGCCCCCGAACCTGCCCCCGTAGAGGAGGAGCCGGCTTTCATTCCGCCCGCTGTGCGCCGGGCCCTCGAAGCCGACAGCACCGCCGCGACGGCCCCAACGCTGCCCCCGCCGGCCGCTCCTTCGCGGGGGCTCACAGCAGCCGACTCAGGCTACGTGGCCGACGAGTTTCCGGAAGGCACGGGCCCTGCCGCCCGCAGCCCGTTGGCGCTCATTCTGTCCATCGGCGGCTTGCTGGCTTTGTTGGGCCTGGTGCTGTACCTGTCGCTCAACCGCCAGCCCTCGGAACGCCTTTCCAGCACCAGCCTCACGCCCGCCGATACACTGACTGCCCCCATCGAAACCGGCCCACAAGCCGAGCAGGTGGCCCCCGTCACGGCAGCCCCCGAAACCATCCGCCTAGCGCCCACCAACCCGGCGCCTGCTTTGCCGGCGCGGCCCGCGCCCGCTGCGGCTGACTCAGCAGCTGCTCCAGCACCTGCGGCAACGGCAGATTCGACTGCTGCTCAATAA
- a CDS encoding WG repeat-containing protein: MRFLFLLILELAGASALAQAPARGIHRSSAATRSQIPALPPYDETEPPQHGLARVRRGTSYGYVDATGREVVPVRFAAAAYTDAPDSYELIKRLVPGWAQRDVRLPLHLVLVVDFLPALVQSPSDIANHRTNRRPHDEYRLGLYRPDGRAVLPAKYAYIRALGPFRAGTGIDSLALVSEHFAAGLLAGYAGYTSHSGCMVTYHEPAPYYREQLLHRSGRLLLNGKQVAPIKWLSRELVGIGDLMPGEHATGGAYTVLDTTGRQVMLGSRVAPFGKEDQYLVDRDRNCVLLRRDGTPVTPKLFVYLQALDSTRAIAYANVPGSVTYERYGSARTRYAVPQPLVGLLELATGNWLLTPRFESMRPVGEGFIVVQHGREGTADQHGKLVIPPAYERNSLYPCRDSASGQLLPYWLVHKRNRMLLINSQGRKLVAWPHAFVPRDRYGFFSNNRMTLQSLNARRTTKAVLVLPPNITGRAALHWLPLPVK, from the coding sequence ATGCGTTTTTTATTCCTCCTTATCCTGGAGCTGGCCGGGGCGTCGGCTCTGGCGCAAGCACCAGCCAGGGGAATCCATCGAAGCAGTGCGGCCACCAGGAGCCAGATTCCGGCCCTGCCCCCTTACGATGAGACCGAGCCCCCGCAACACGGACTTGCGCGGGTGCGGCGGGGAACGAGCTACGGCTATGTTGATGCTACCGGCCGGGAAGTAGTTCCTGTGCGTTTTGCTGCCGCGGCCTACACCGATGCGCCCGACAGCTACGAACTAATTAAGCGTTTGGTCCCCGGCTGGGCGCAGCGGGATGTCCGCCTGCCGCTGCACCTGGTGCTGGTGGTGGATTTCCTGCCGGCCCTGGTGCAGTCTCCCAGCGACATTGCCAACCATCGAACCAATCGGCGCCCGCACGATGAGTACCGGCTTGGCCTCTATCGCCCGGACGGACGGGCGGTATTGCCCGCAAAGTATGCTTACATCCGCGCCCTTGGCCCCTTCCGTGCCGGGACCGGAATCGATTCGCTGGCGCTGGTTTCGGAACACTTCGCCGCTGGCCTGTTGGCGGGCTACGCCGGCTATACCTCGCACAGCGGCTGCATGGTAACCTACCACGAACCAGCGCCCTACTACCGTGAGCAGCTATTGCACCGCAGCGGCCGCCTGCTGCTGAACGGTAAGCAGGTGGCCCCCATCAAATGGCTCAGTCGGGAGTTGGTAGGCATCGGCGATTTGATGCCCGGAGAGCATGCAACGGGCGGCGCTTACACCGTGCTTGATACAACGGGCCGCCAGGTAATGCTTGGCAGCCGCGTTGCCCCCTTCGGGAAGGAAGACCAATACTTGGTCGACAGAGATAGAAACTGTGTGCTGCTGCGGCGCGATGGCACCCCGGTAACCCCCAAATTATTCGTCTATTTGCAAGCCCTCGATAGCACGCGGGCCATTGCCTATGCCAATGTTCCGGGTAGTGTCACTTATGAGCGTTATGGCTCGGCACGCACCCGCTACGCCGTTCCGCAGCCTTTGGTGGGCCTGCTTGAATTGGCCACCGGCAACTGGTTGCTGACGCCGCGCTTCGAGTCGATGCGTCCGGTTGGCGAGGGGTTTATCGTGGTGCAACACGGCCGCGAAGGCACCGCCGACCAGCACGGCAAGCTGGTGATACCGCCTGCTTACGAGCGCAACAGCTTGTATCCGTGCCGTGACAGTGCCAGCGGCCAACTGCTCCCTTATTGGCTGGTGCACAAGAGGAATAGAATGTTACTAATCAATTCCCAAGGCCGCAAACTAGTAGCCTGGCCTCATGCATTTGTGCCGCGGGACCGATACGGCTTTTTTAGCAACAATCGTATGACTTTGCAATCCCTCAATGCTCGCCGCACCACGAAAGCAGTGCTGGTACTGCCGCCCAACATCACCGGACGCGCCGCCTTGCACTGGTTGCCGCTGCCAGTGAAATAA
- a CDS encoding S9 family peptidase, producing the protein MKKILLALLPLAAAAQTSPSGVLTPEKLWQLGRLGEMQVSPDGKTVAYTVTKYSVADNKGNADIWLVPVAGGTPKKLTDTPGSENTLNWRPDGKLTFISGESGTDQLYVMNADGSGKTKLSDFPDQGLSNLKYAPKANFILYTQDVKSSPSTLDMFPDLPKADAKIIDDLNYRHWNVWDDHLASHVFFQPLGADGRPTGYGKDVMAGEKFDSPLMPDGGSEQLAFSPDGYHLAYTSRKLTGKAEAESTNSDIYLYDIRSQQTVNLSEGLGGYDTEPSFSPDGRMVAWLSMATPGFESDRNGIMVYDFGSNKREDITKGSELSAANVRWSADGKTIYFLAVVEGTEQLFAVASKGGKIRQITKGAQNYNAFELVGRDQAVANRTTLSSFADIVRLDLKTGKETPLTTINQQELAGIRMGKVEDRRVPTTDGKQMQVYVIYPPDFDASKKYPTLLYCQGGPQSPITQSQSYRWNFQLMAANGYIVVAPNRRGLPGFGRQWNDAISGDWGGQPIRDYLSAIDDVSKEPYVDKDRRGCVGASYGGYSVYYLAGKHEGRFKTFIAHCGLYNLTSWYPSTEEMFFAKHDMGGAPWDANLAKSYTEFNPQLFAKNWDTPMLVIHGGKDFRVPEGQGMEAFGTAQLRGIPSRFLYFPNEGHWILKPQNAILWQRVFFEWLGRTLKPEGQAAK; encoded by the coding sequence ATGAAAAAAATTCTCTTGGCGCTGCTCCCACTCGCGGCCGCCGCCCAAACCTCCCCCTCCGGCGTGCTCACGCCCGAAAAGCTCTGGCAGCTCGGCCGCCTGGGCGAAATGCAGGTGTCGCCCGACGGCAAAACCGTGGCCTACACCGTGACCAAGTACAGCGTGGCCGACAACAAAGGCAACGCCGACATCTGGCTGGTGCCCGTGGCCGGCGGCACGCCTAAAAAGCTCACCGACACGCCCGGCTCCGAAAACACCCTGAACTGGCGGCCCGACGGCAAGCTCACGTTCATTTCGGGCGAAAGCGGCACCGACCAGCTCTACGTGATGAACGCCGATGGCTCCGGTAAAACCAAGCTCAGCGACTTTCCCGACCAGGGCCTGAGCAACCTGAAATACGCGCCCAAGGCCAATTTCATCCTCTATACCCAAGATGTAAAATCGAGCCCGAGCACGCTGGATATGTTTCCGGACCTGCCCAAGGCCGACGCTAAAATCATTGACGACCTGAACTACCGCCACTGGAACGTGTGGGACGACCACCTGGCCAGCCACGTATTCTTCCAGCCGCTGGGGGCCGACGGCCGGCCTACCGGCTACGGCAAAGACGTGATGGCCGGCGAAAAATTTGACTCGCCTCTGATGCCCGACGGCGGCTCGGAGCAGCTGGCGTTTTCGCCCGACGGCTACCACCTGGCCTACACCAGCCGCAAGCTCACGGGCAAGGCCGAGGCCGAAAGCACCAACTCCGACATCTACCTCTACGACATTCGCAGCCAGCAAACCGTGAATTTGAGCGAGGGCCTGGGCGGCTACGACACCGAGCCCAGCTTCTCGCCGGACGGCCGGATGGTGGCCTGGCTGAGCATGGCCACGCCGGGATTCGAGAGCGACCGCAACGGCATCATGGTATATGATTTCGGCAGCAACAAGCGGGAGGACATCACCAAGGGCTCGGAGCTGAGCGCGGCGAACGTGCGCTGGAGCGCCGACGGCAAAACCATCTACTTCCTCGCCGTGGTGGAAGGCACCGAGCAGCTGTTTGCGGTGGCCAGCAAAGGCGGTAAAATCCGCCAAATCACAAAGGGCGCGCAGAACTACAACGCGTTTGAGCTGGTGGGCCGCGACCAGGCCGTGGCCAACCGCACCACGCTCAGCAGCTTCGCCGACATTGTGCGGCTCGACCTGAAAACCGGCAAGGAAACCCCGCTCACCACCATCAACCAGCAGGAGCTGGCCGGCATCCGGATGGGCAAGGTGGAAGACCGCCGCGTGCCCACCACCGATGGCAAGCAGATGCAGGTGTACGTCATTTACCCGCCCGATTTCGACGCCAGCAAGAAGTACCCCACGCTGCTCTACTGCCAGGGCGGCCCGCAAAGCCCCATCACCCAGAGCCAGAGCTACCGCTGGAACTTCCAGCTGATGGCGGCCAACGGCTACATTGTGGTGGCGCCCAACCGGCGCGGCCTGCCCGGCTTCGGCCGCCAGTGGAACGACGCCATTTCGGGCGACTGGGGCGGCCAGCCCATCCGCGACTACCTCTCGGCCATTGACGACGTGAGCAAGGAGCCCTATGTGGACAAGGACCGGCGCGGCTGCGTGGGCGCCTCCTACGGCGGCTACTCGGTGTACTACCTGGCCGGCAAGCACGAGGGCCGCTTCAAGACCTTTATTGCCCACTGCGGCCTCTACAACCTCACCAGCTGGTACCCCAGCACCGAGGAAATGTTCTTCGCCAAGCACGACATGGGCGGCGCGCCCTGGGACGCCAATCTCGCGAAGTCCTACACCGAGTTCAACCCCCAGCTGTTTGCCAAAAACTGGGACACGCCCATGCTCGTCATCCACGGCGGCAAGGACTTCCGGGTGCCCGAGGGCCAGGGCATGGAAGCCTTCGGCACGGCGCAGCTGCGGGGCATCCCCAGCCGCTTCCTCTACTTCCCCAACGAGGGCCACTGGATTCTGAAGCCGCAGAACGCCATCCTCTGGCAGCGCGTGTTTTTTGAATGGCTGGGCCGCACGCTCAAGCCCGAGGGGCAGGCGGCGAAGTAG